A stretch of the Aminipila terrae genome encodes the following:
- the trmB gene encoding tRNA (guanosine(46)-N7)-methyltransferase TrmB, whose translation MRQRKVKNVGERLATFAEYSVADGKKMKGSWKGLFHNENDIYVELGCGKGQFSIKQAEIHPDRNYIAVEGQDTVILRALEKAAAVQLPNIKFLKAFIRDVTEYFDEDELAGIYLNFSDPWPKERHAKRRLTHTRFLKEYEKVIRNSGIVEFKTDNDALFEFSIGEIKANGFEILEYSRDLHNSAFPSKEVTTEYEDKFTGFNKCINYVKFVV comes from the coding sequence ATGAGACAAAGAAAAGTAAAAAATGTGGGAGAACGACTGGCTACATTTGCAGAATACTCTGTGGCAGATGGGAAAAAAATGAAGGGGTCATGGAAAGGCCTTTTCCATAATGAAAATGATATTTATGTAGAACTGGGATGTGGCAAAGGGCAATTCTCAATAAAACAGGCTGAAATCCATCCAGACAGAAATTACATCGCCGTTGAAGGACAGGATACCGTTATATTAAGGGCTTTAGAAAAGGCCGCAGCAGTGCAGCTGCCTAATATAAAGTTTTTAAAGGCATTTATAAGAGATGTTACAGAGTATTTTGACGAGGATGAATTAGCGGGGATTTATTTAAATTTTAGTGATCCATGGCCTAAAGAGCGACATGCAAAAAGAAGGCTTACCCATACAAGATTCTTAAAAGAATATGAAAAGGTTATTAGGAATAGCGGAATAGTAGAGTTTAAAACAGACAATGATGCGCTGTTCGAATTTTCTATAGGAGAAATAAAGGCAAATGGTTTTGAAATTTTAGAATATAGCAGGGATCTTCACAACTCCGCATTTCCCTCAAAAGAGGTTACAACAGAATATGAAGATAAGTTTACTGGGTTTAATAAATGTATAAATTATGTAAAATTTGTGGTTTAG
- a CDS encoding L,D-transpeptidase, producing MKHLNLLLVALSLLVILVFILIVGPDTEEALVDKDKAAAVKANVSSEIQKNEKSDKSEKYSRVSSALEEKQEETKPLQYGFDLKYTKYLIQAPYTYVVNGQNRRFQFNVMREKIGVAEKAIGKYRLTYIDNYKNQNGKAPKYKGGEVDALGNERSAAAPAYANINKLNEFVYLTDGTLVEVLEEDGEYTLIGVVGTDLEYSVPREYVASDDCLMSLKKVIVVDRTNQNIATFEKKEGNWNITSYSMATTGKVGKYHQPTPLGYYYAIEKKPKFFYVKDGTNDIQGYAPYAVRFNAGAYIHGVSTTYKHAADGTRIDPGINEFSNSIGTVPLSHKCVRNYTSHAKFIYDWYEHGKTIVIVIE from the coding sequence GGCTGCAGTTAAGGCAAATGTGTCGTCAGAGATACAAAAAAATGAAAAAAGTGATAAGTCAGAAAAGTATTCCAGGGTGAGTTCTGCCCTGGAAGAGAAACAAGAAGAAACGAAGCCACTACAATATGGTTTTGACTTAAAATATACCAAATATCTGATTCAGGCACCCTATACTTATGTTGTAAATGGGCAAAATCGACGCTTTCAATTTAATGTAATGCGGGAAAAAATCGGGGTTGCGGAAAAGGCCATAGGTAAATATAGACTCACATATATTGATAATTACAAAAATCAGAATGGAAAAGCCCCAAAATATAAGGGCGGAGAAGTAGATGCACTAGGTAATGAAAGAAGTGCAGCTGCACCCGCATATGCAAATATAAACAAACTGAATGAATTTGTGTACCTGACGGATGGAACATTAGTAGAAGTGTTGGAAGAAGATGGAGAGTATACATTAATAGGAGTTGTAGGAACAGATTTAGAGTATTCTGTCCCACGGGAGTATGTGGCTTCGGATGATTGTTTAATGAGCCTGAAGAAAGTTATCGTGGTAGACAGAACCAACCAGAATATAGCTACATTTGAAAAAAAAGAAGGTAATTGGAACATTACATCCTATAGTATGGCAACTACGGGGAAAGTAGGAAAATATCATCAGCCAACACCTCTTGGATACTATTATGCCATAGAAAAAAAGCCAAAGTTCTTTTATGTAAAGGATGGAACCAATGATATACAAGGTTATGCTCCTTATGCTGTTCGTTTCAATGCTGGTGCATATATACACGGTGTATCCACCACTTACAAACATGCTGCAGACGGAACGAGAATCGATCCGGGTATAAACGAATTTTCAAATAGTATAGGCACAGTGCCGCTTTCACATAAATGTGTAAGAAATTATACTTCTCATGCCAAATTTATATATGACTGGTATGAGCATGGAAAAACTATCGTAATTGTAATCGAGTAG
- a CDS encoding pyridoxal phosphate-dependent aminotransferase, translating to MSEFIMAQQNGRNIPLEDKIFGISRLANEMIAEKGEKAVTNATIGALLDDEGKLVVLSSVVEVLKNLAPEDYAEYAPIGGTAEFKQCIKKAAFGKYQPKCFTEAVATPGGTGAIRNTIDNYSKIGDQVLTSDWYWANYSSIAQEMGRTATTYSLFDDGSNFNIAAFKEKVEKLLSEQESLVIIINTPAHNPTGYSLTLEDWDKLLKTVKEIAGEDKKVTLLVDVAYIDFAGDPDKYREFLPKLENLPANILPVISYSASKTFTLYGMRCGAMICMTPVKEVAQEFVRVCQFSSRASWSNCPRASMVVLSKIYEDKALLERVDKERSYYCDLLLKRGKAFEEEAAKAGLKIVPFDAGFFASIPCDNPDEISKKLQQQGIFLVPLAKGLRVSIASITEKECRMLPAKILAAMK from the coding sequence ATGAGTGAATTTATAATGGCACAACAAAATGGAAGGAATATTCCATTAGAAGATAAAATTTTTGGCATTAGTAGATTAGCTAACGAAATGATTGCAGAAAAAGGTGAAAAGGCAGTAACCAATGCTACTATCGGAGCATTGCTTGACGATGAAGGAAAATTAGTAGTACTTTCTTCAGTAGTGGAAGTTTTAAAGAATTTAGCTCCTGAAGATTATGCAGAATATGCACCAATTGGAGGAACAGCAGAATTTAAACAGTGTATAAAAAAAGCTGCTTTTGGAAAGTATCAGCCAAAATGTTTTACAGAGGCAGTTGCCACTCCTGGAGGCACAGGAGCTATTAGAAATACCATAGACAATTATTCTAAAATAGGAGATCAGGTTTTAACTTCAGACTGGTACTGGGCAAATTACAGTTCAATTGCGCAGGAAATGGGAAGGACTGCAACGACTTACAGTCTTTTTGACGACGGGAGCAATTTTAATATTGCAGCATTTAAAGAGAAAGTGGAGAAACTGCTTTCAGAACAGGAAAGTTTAGTTATCATTATAAATACACCCGCTCATAATCCAACAGGATACTCCCTTACACTTGAAGACTGGGACAAGCTGTTAAAAACAGTAAAAGAAATTGCGGGAGAAGATAAGAAAGTTACTTTGTTAGTAGATGTGGCATACATCGATTTCGCAGGTGATCCAGATAAGTATAGAGAATTTTTACCAAAGCTGGAAAATTTGCCTGCTAATATACTTCCGGTTATCTCATACAGTGCTTCAAAAACATTTACCCTTTATGGTATGAGATGTGGTGCCATGATTTGTATGACACCAGTTAAAGAAGTGGCACAGGAATTTGTACGTGTCTGTCAGTTTTCATCCAGAGCTTCGTGGTCCAACTGCCCAAGAGCTTCCATGGTGGTTCTGTCTAAAATATATGAGGATAAGGCTCTTCTGGAAAGAGTGGATAAAGAAAGAAGCTATTATTGTGATTTACTCTTAAAAAGGGGTAAGGCATTTGAAGAAGAAGCTGCCAAAGCAGGTTTGAAAATTGTTCCTTTTGATGCGGGATTTTTCGCATCTATCCCATGTGATAATCCGGATGAAATCAGTAAAAAGCTTCAACAACAGGGAATATTTCTTGTTCCTTTGGCAAAAGGGCTCAGAGTATCGATAGCTTCCATAACAGAAAAAGAATGTAGAATGCTGCCTGCAAAAATTTTAGCAGCTATGAAATAG
- a CDS encoding M23 family metallopeptidase, with the protein MRHNIKDKKPMDKAAIALILCFSVVALASVFTVKSSLDKINLSDNTDITVPQKNETKDKSVAKRVPTVDSQDNPQSNIQNQNNGNSSSPSTWVVPVDGLITLEYSTELPIYSKTLNQYMVHNGVDIAAPLDSRVQAAAAGTVVETYKDDRLGYTVKINHGNGFITTYSNLSDKILVESGDVVKKGDVIGGIGDTSLFESADDSHLHFQMEKDGSLVNPSDYIDF; encoded by the coding sequence ATGCGACATAATATAAAAGATAAAAAGCCAATGGATAAAGCAGCTATAGCTTTGATACTTTGTTTCAGCGTTGTTGCTCTTGCTTCAGTTTTTACTGTAAAGTCAAGTCTGGACAAAATTAACTTATCAGATAATACGGACATCACTGTTCCTCAGAAAAATGAAACGAAAGATAAAAGTGTAGCAAAACGGGTTCCTACTGTAGATAGCCAAGATAATCCTCAATCAAACATTCAAAATCAAAACAATGGTAATTCTTCCAGTCCTTCAACTTGGGTTGTACCTGTAGATGGTCTTATAACATTAGAGTATTCCACAGAATTGCCAATTTATTCGAAAACCTTAAATCAATATATGGTTCATAATGGCGTAGACATTGCTGCACCACTTGATTCAAGAGTCCAGGCAGCAGCAGCGGGAACAGTTGTGGAAACCTACAAAGATGATCGCCTGGGTTATACGGTTAAAATTAATCATGGAAACGGATTCATAACCACTTACTCAAATCTTTCAGATAAAATTCTGGTGGAATCTGGTGATGTTGTAAAGAAAGGTGATGTTATAGGCGGTATAGGAGATACCAGCTTATTTGAATCAGCAGATGATTCACACTTACACTTTCAAATGGAAAAAGACGGCAGTCTGGTGAATCCTTCAGATTACATTGATTTTTAG